One Brevibacillus choshinensis genomic window carries:
- a CDS encoding AIPR family protein yields the protein MHDGKGEPSNGDLKKFFDGIRDLFNSRYDIFNHKVKKKQAEIENALYDVQTKYKVIVSYTGLNFSRHNQKEVDDFLAEMNDANDVVTVSLFNQTRLHDSLKIIGSAEPINLNIVLKEWGKKTVPHKAFYGQVNALEIAEWWKNNENNLFSKNLRELLPDADINEEIRQTLEQEPEKFWYYNNGITMVCKDVNKTMLGGPDNDFGQFHCEDVSIVNGAQTLGTIGKYGQKNNAEEYLKNIYVQVRIISLDNAMGDFGKKITRSNNRQNNIENRDFVALDPLQQTLQTELAIDGISYHIMRSINEQKNDTDTSFNIVESTIALACSHKDVSLAVQVKREIGKLWEDIEKAPYKSLFNPQLSGLYMWRCVRIQRKIDSAIQTLSSQKTNREHSIVIHGMRLLSHLVFQEIDLKQLGNPLFDFDTFLNTFDFNKSILDNYGWLVDELDKNYGNTAVIPTLFKNSTKCTNLVRKIKSSKKKQST from the coding sequence ATGCATGACGGAAAAGGTGAACCATCAAACGGAGATTTAAAAAAATTTTTTGATGGTATTAGGGACTTGTTTAACTCAAGATACGATATTTTTAATCATAAAGTAAAAAAAAAGCAAGCTGAAATTGAAAATGCACTTTATGACGTCCAAACGAAATACAAAGTCATTGTTTCATACACAGGGCTTAATTTCTCCCGACATAATCAAAAAGAGGTTGACGATTTTCTGGCAGAAATGAATGATGCCAATGATGTTGTGACGGTATCACTTTTTAATCAAACCAGATTACATGATTCGTTAAAAATTATTGGGTCTGCAGAACCCATTAACCTCAATATCGTTCTTAAGGAATGGGGGAAAAAAACAGTACCTCATAAAGCTTTTTATGGTCAAGTTAATGCCTTAGAAATTGCAGAATGGTGGAAAAACAATGAAAACAATTTGTTTTCAAAAAACCTGAGAGAATTATTACCAGATGCAGACATTAATGAAGAAATCCGTCAAACACTTGAACAAGAACCGGAGAAGTTTTGGTACTATAACAATGGTATTACAATGGTTTGCAAAGACGTAAATAAAACTATGCTGGGCGGACCAGATAATGATTTCGGACAATTTCACTGCGAAGATGTGAGCATAGTTAATGGAGCTCAGACTTTGGGAACTATTGGTAAGTACGGTCAAAAAAATAATGCCGAAGAATATTTAAAAAATATTTATGTTCAAGTACGCATTATCTCCTTGGATAATGCCATGGGGGATTTCGGAAAGAAAATAACAAGAAGCAACAATAGACAAAACAATATTGAAAACAGGGATTTTGTTGCTTTAGACCCTTTACAACAAACTTTGCAAACGGAACTTGCCATCGATGGTATTTCGTACCACATTATGCGGTCAATCAATGAACAAAAGAATGATACTGACACTTCCTTTAACATTGTTGAAAGTACAATTGCTTTAGCTTGTTCTCACAAGGATGTTTCATTGGCAGTACAGGTGAAAAGAGAAATAGGTAAGTTATGGGAAGATATTGAAAAGGCTCCATACAAATCGTTATTTAACCCTCAACTTTCCGGTCTTTATATGTGGAGATGTGTTAGGATCCAACGAAAAATCGATTCTGCAATTCAAACACTATCTAGTCAGAAAACGAATCGTGAACATAGTATTGTCATCCATGGCATGAGACTATTATCGCATTTGGTTTTCCAAGAAATTGACCTAAAACAGTTAGGCAATCCACTCTTCGACTTTGACACCTTTTTAAATACATTTGATTTTAATAAGTCGATTCTAGATAATTATGGTTGGTTAGTAGACGAATTAGATAAAAATTATGGAAACACGGCTGTAATACCAACTTTATTTAAGAACTCCACCAAATGCACTAACTTAGTAAGAAAGATCAAATCAAGTAAAAAAAAGCAAAGTACCTAA
- a CDS encoding tyrosine-type recombinase/integrase, translated as MLLKFAIKDFRDDREYKNLSSRTIENYLGNLQEFHDYCVGKSILNVTDVTQNTIKEYLLYCQREKKNNITTSNSKLHVLKIFFNYLQEIEVITEKENPTKRMKYGKEEIKIEVFQDSHIKKMLGYYQRIKQREKSFYAYRDYTIIVFLLGTGVRLGELVNLRWSDINMVSGTITVWGKKRQQSSIPITDKLMKELCEYKVFCQQVFGRVSDYVFTTTENEKLSENALKFIFKRLKTIMNFTDVRLSTHTFRHSFAHRMLMNGCDVFTLQKMLRHNNIAMTQRYLAIWGTALKEQNDRYNPLNNIII; from the coding sequence ATGTTGTTGAAATTTGCAATCAAAGATTTTCGGGATGACAGAGAGTATAAGAATTTGTCCTCACGGACAATTGAGAATTACTTAGGCAATCTGCAAGAGTTCCATGATTATTGTGTCGGTAAATCAATACTCAATGTTACAGATGTTACCCAAAACACCATTAAGGAATATTTGCTATATTGCCAAAGAGAGAAGAAAAACAACATCACAACGTCAAATAGTAAACTGCATGTACTTAAAATATTTTTTAATTATCTCCAAGAGATCGAAGTAATTACAGAAAAAGAAAATCCAACAAAACGTATGAAGTACGGAAAAGAGGAAATTAAAATTGAAGTATTTCAAGATTCCCACATAAAAAAGATGCTGGGGTACTATCAGAGAATAAAGCAACGTGAAAAATCCTTTTATGCTTATCGAGATTATACGATTATTGTTTTCTTGCTTGGAACAGGAGTTAGACTTGGAGAACTTGTTAATCTAAGATGGTCGGATATTAACATGGTTAGCGGAACCATTACTGTTTGGGGGAAGAAACGTCAGCAAAGCAGTATACCGATTACAGATAAGTTAATGAAGGAGCTATGTGAGTATAAAGTCTTCTGCCAACAAGTTTTTGGTAGAGTCAGTGATTATGTCTTTACTACCACCGAAAACGAAAAGCTTTCAGAGAATGCTTTGAAGTTTATATTTAAGAGGCTAAAAACAATTATGAATTTTACTGATGTACGTCTATCCACCCATACATTCAGGCACTCGTTCGCACATCGGATGCTAATGAATGGTTGTGATGTTTTCACCCTACAAAAAATGCTCAGACATAACAACATTGCGATGACACAGCGTTATCTTGCCATATGGGGAACTGCACTAAAGGAACAGAATGATCGTTATAATCCATTGAATAACATAATTATTTAG